A region of Micromonospora chokoriensis DNA encodes the following proteins:
- a CDS encoding aldo/keto reductase: protein MDTARPQVRFSPLGFGASQGGNLHRRTSDEAFAAAVDTAWAGGVRYFDTAPHYGLGLSERRLGAALRSRPRAEYVVSTKVGRLLVPSPETAHLRDPEGFDVPADHRRVWDFSRDGVHRSVEASLRRTGLDRIDVVYLHDPDDHWEQAAYEALPALVELREQGVIGAIGAGMNQSAMLARFVTETDVDVVMCAGRYTLLEQGALTDLLPAAQARRVGVVIAGVYNSGLLARDLPPSDAAYNYQRAPVEVVGQARRIARVCQTYGVTLPQAALAFVRRHPAVVSTVVGVRDAVQVTETLRRFDTEVPDQLWAALYEAGLLDVQP, encoded by the coding sequence GTGGACACCGCGCGCCCACAGGTGCGGTTCAGCCCACTGGGATTCGGTGCCTCGCAGGGCGGCAACCTCCACCGGAGGACGTCGGACGAGGCGTTCGCCGCCGCGGTGGACACCGCGTGGGCCGGGGGTGTCCGATACTTCGACACCGCGCCGCACTACGGGCTCGGCCTGTCCGAGCGGCGTCTGGGTGCCGCCCTGCGCTCCCGCCCCCGTGCCGAGTACGTGGTGTCCACCAAGGTCGGTCGGCTGCTCGTGCCGTCGCCGGAGACCGCGCACCTGCGTGACCCGGAGGGGTTCGACGTGCCCGCCGACCACCGACGGGTCTGGGACTTCAGCCGCGACGGCGTACACCGGTCGGTGGAGGCGAGCCTTCGACGCACCGGCCTGGACCGGATCGACGTGGTGTACCTGCACGACCCGGACGACCACTGGGAGCAGGCCGCGTACGAGGCGCTGCCGGCGTTGGTGGAGCTGCGCGAGCAGGGCGTGATCGGCGCGATCGGCGCCGGGATGAACCAGTCCGCGATGCTGGCCCGCTTCGTCACGGAGACCGACGTCGACGTGGTGATGTGCGCCGGCCGGTACACGCTGCTGGAGCAGGGCGCGTTGACCGACCTGTTACCCGCCGCGCAGGCCCGCCGCGTCGGGGTGGTGATCGCCGGGGTCTACAACTCCGGGCTGCTGGCCCGGGACCTGCCGCCCAGCGACGCCGCCTACAACTACCAGCGGGCGCCGGTGGAGGTGGTCGGTCAGGCCCGGCGGATAGCGCGGGTCTGTCAGACGTACGGCGTCACGCTGCCCCAGGCGGCGTTGGCGTTCGTCCGTCGGCACCCGGCCGTGGTCTCGACAGTGGTCGGCGTGCGGGACGCGGTCCAGGTGACCGAGACCCTGCGCCGGTTCGACACCGAGGTCCCGGACCAGCTCTGGGCGGCGCTGTACGAGGCGGGGCTGCTCGACGTGCAGCCGTAG
- a CDS encoding ATP-binding cassette domain-containing protein, with protein MGTTPTATADTADLPPAGEPPVLEARGIVKRFGHVEALRGADFTVHRGEVVALIGDNGAGKSTLIKTLSGVHPPDEGEILVGGRPVQFSTPVDARRAGVETVYQDLAVADDLSVAANLYLGREILRSGPLGRLGLLDKRAMRQGAAAALDELGVRIPRVTTPIAMLSGGQRQCVAVARAIIWATNVVILDEPTAALGVVQTGRVLDVVRRARDAGMSVVLVSHNMPQVLDIADRVEVLRLGRRAARLRADEVTTDDLVAAMTGSTSTDRDER; from the coding sequence ATGGGAACGACTCCGACGGCCACCGCCGACACCGCCGACCTGCCGCCCGCCGGTGAACCGCCGGTCCTGGAAGCTCGCGGCATCGTCAAGCGGTTCGGCCACGTCGAGGCGTTGCGGGGCGCCGACTTCACCGTCCACCGAGGTGAGGTCGTCGCACTGATCGGCGACAACGGCGCCGGGAAGAGCACGCTGATCAAGACGCTCTCCGGCGTGCACCCACCGGACGAGGGCGAGATCCTCGTGGGCGGTCGCCCGGTGCAGTTCTCGACCCCGGTCGACGCCCGGCGGGCGGGGGTGGAGACCGTCTACCAGGATCTGGCCGTCGCCGACGACCTCAGCGTGGCCGCCAACCTGTATCTCGGGAGGGAGATCCTGCGCTCCGGACCGCTCGGCCGGCTGGGCCTGCTGGACAAGCGCGCCATGCGGCAGGGCGCGGCCGCGGCCCTGGACGAACTCGGGGTGCGGATCCCACGGGTCACCACCCCGATCGCCATGTTGTCCGGTGGCCAACGGCAGTGCGTCGCGGTGGCCCGTGCCATCATCTGGGCCACCAACGTGGTCATCCTCGACGAACCCACCGCAGCGCTCGGCGTGGTCCAGACCGGGCGGGTTCTCGACGTGGTCCGACGCGCCCGCGACGCCGGCATGTCGGTGGTGCTGGTGAGCCACAACATGCCGCAGGTGCTCGACATCGCCGACCGGGTCGAGGTGCTGCGCCTCGGCCGCCGCGCGGCCCGGCTCCGCGCCGACGAGGTCACCACCGACGACCTGGTGGCGGCGATGACCGGGAGCACCAGCACGGACCGGGACGAGCGGTGA
- a CDS encoding MerR family transcriptional regulator, translated as MRVGELARRTGTTVRALRYYESAGLVVPRRLGNGYREYDPIAVRLVAQIRELMALGLTVEETRPFVESIAGGADDADVCAAAVATYRSTITTLQERIGRLTAQRDALDARLDAAATQVVPGGGEVGGDPAALVGTSLPSSSFYGTDGRPVDLGALGVGRTVIFVYPLTGRPGVDLPNGLLEVHGARGSTEQAAWFRDHHAEIRAAGAARVYGLSAQSTGYQRELAYRLRLPYPLIPDPRLTLADALRLPTRTAGDMTLYERLTLIIADGVVEHVFHPIPDPASHPLDVMRWLTKRRQAPGSVAA; from the coding sequence ATGCGGGTGGGTGAGCTGGCACGACGGACCGGGACGACGGTCCGGGCACTGCGGTACTACGAGTCGGCGGGGCTGGTCGTGCCCCGGCGGCTCGGCAACGGCTACCGCGAGTACGACCCGATCGCGGTGCGGCTGGTGGCGCAGATCCGCGAGCTGATGGCGCTCGGCCTCACCGTCGAGGAGACCCGGCCATTCGTCGAGTCGATCGCCGGTGGCGCCGACGACGCCGACGTGTGCGCGGCGGCGGTGGCGACGTACCGCAGCACCATCACCACCCTGCAGGAGCGGATCGGCAGGCTGACCGCCCAGCGCGACGCCCTGGACGCACGCCTGGACGCGGCGGCGACCCAGGTCGTACCCGGCGGTGGTGAGGTCGGGGGCGACCCCGCCGCGCTGGTCGGCACCAGCCTGCCGTCGTCGTCCTTCTACGGCACCGACGGCCGCCCGGTCGACCTGGGCGCGCTCGGCGTCGGACGCACCGTCATCTTCGTGTACCCACTGACCGGGCGGCCGGGCGTCGACCTGCCCAACGGGCTGCTGGAGGTCCACGGCGCCCGGGGCAGCACCGAGCAGGCCGCCTGGTTCCGTGACCACCACGCGGAGATTCGCGCGGCCGGTGCCGCCCGGGTGTACGGACTGTCCGCGCAGTCGACCGGGTACCAGCGGGAACTGGCGTACCGGTTACGGCTGCCCTACCCGCTGATCCCCGACCCGAGGCTGACCCTGGCCGACGCGCTGCGCCTGCCGACCCGCACCGCCGGTGACATGACGCTCTACGAGCGGCTGACCCTGATCATCGCCGACGGCGTGGTGGAACACGTCTTCCACCCGATTCCGGACCCGGCGTCGCACCCCCTGGACGTGATGCGGTGGCTCACCAAGCGACGCCAGGCCCCCGGATCGGTTGCCGCCTAG
- a CDS encoding enolase C-terminal domain-like protein has protein sequence MPQITAVTVEDVRFPTSLTADGSDAMNKDGDYSAAYVVLHTDGTDSVGAPLAGHGLTFTIGRGNDIVAAAAVHQAQLLVGMDVAAMAADMGAVYRLLTSDSQLRWLGPEKGVVHLSLAAVLNASWDLVARLAAKPLWRLLVDMTPEQLVDIADLRYLSDALTRDEALAILRAKESTKAERLAELDRTGYPAYTTSAGWLGYGDDKLRRLCQEAVDSGYGYVKLKVGANLDDDIRRCAIAREILGPDRNLMIDANQVWDVGQAIEWVTALAPFTPLWIEEPTSPDDILGHAAVRRAVAPIGVATGEHCHNRVMFKQLFQAGAIDFCQLDTGRLASINEIVAVLLLAAKFDVPVCPHAGGVGLCEMVQHVSVLDYVAVSGDLTNRVTEFVDHLHEHFTDPCVIRDTGSGSGYVLPDQPGYSTRMRPESIALYRFPDGHYWAAADPTTVSSPEPYVIAGGTATSAGR, from the coding sequence ATGCCGCAGATCACTGCTGTCACCGTCGAGGACGTCCGCTTCCCCACCTCCCTGACCGCTGACGGGTCAGACGCCATGAACAAGGACGGCGACTATTCGGCGGCCTACGTCGTCCTGCACACCGACGGCACCGACAGCGTGGGCGCGCCGCTCGCGGGCCACGGACTGACCTTCACCATCGGTCGCGGCAACGACATCGTCGCCGCCGCGGCGGTCCACCAGGCACAGCTCCTCGTGGGCATGGACGTGGCGGCGATGGCGGCCGACATGGGGGCGGTCTACCGCCTCCTCACCTCCGACTCGCAGTTGCGGTGGCTCGGGCCCGAGAAGGGCGTCGTCCACCTGTCGCTCGCGGCCGTGCTGAACGCCTCGTGGGACCTGGTGGCCCGCCTCGCCGCCAAGCCGCTGTGGCGGCTCCTGGTGGACATGACCCCCGAACAGCTCGTCGACATCGCGGACCTGCGCTACCTGTCCGACGCGCTGACCCGCGACGAGGCACTGGCCATCCTGCGCGCCAAGGAGAGCACGAAGGCCGAGCGCCTCGCCGAGCTGGACCGCACCGGCTACCCCGCCTACACCACCTCGGCCGGCTGGCTCGGCTACGGCGACGACAAGCTGCGCCGGCTGTGCCAGGAAGCCGTCGACAGCGGCTACGGCTACGTCAAGCTCAAGGTGGGCGCCAACCTCGACGACGACATCCGCCGATGCGCGATCGCCCGGGAGATCCTGGGCCCGGACCGCAACCTGATGATCGACGCCAACCAGGTGTGGGACGTCGGCCAGGCCATCGAGTGGGTCACCGCCCTCGCCCCGTTCACACCGCTGTGGATCGAGGAGCCGACCAGCCCCGACGACATCCTCGGCCACGCGGCCGTCCGCCGGGCCGTCGCCCCGATCGGCGTCGCCACCGGCGAACACTGCCACAACCGGGTGATGTTCAAGCAGCTGTTCCAGGCCGGGGCCATCGACTTCTGCCAGTTGGACACCGGTCGACTGGCCAGCATCAACGAGATCGTCGCCGTGCTGCTCCTCGCCGCGAAGTTCGACGTACCGGTCTGCCCGCACGCCGGCGGCGTCGGGCTGTGCGAGATGGTCCAGCACGTGTCGGTGCTCGACTACGTCGCGGTCTCGGGAGACCTCACCAACCGGGTCACCGAGTTCGTCGACCACCTGCACGAGCACTTCACCGACCCGTGCGTCATCCGCGACACCGGCTCGGGCAGCGGCTACGTGCTGCCCGACCAGCCCGGCTACTCCACCCGGATGCGTCCCGAGTCGATCGCGCTCTACCGCTTTCCCGACGGCCACTACTGGGCGGCGGCGGACCCGACTACCGTGTCATCTCCGGAGCCGTACGTGATCGCGGGTGGGACGGCCACATCCGCTGGCCGCTAG
- a CDS encoding ribonucleoside-diphosphate reductase subunit alpha, with amino-acid sequence MQVRKRDGATEPVDVNKIVRAVERWADDLTDVDPMRVATRTISGLYDGATTAELDRLSIQTAAEMIGEEPQYSRLAARLLAGYVDKEVRRQGITSFSAAIRVGHAEGLIGDDTAAFVAAHATTLDAAVDPDGDRRFEYFGLRTVYDRYLLRHPTSRLVLETPQYWLLRVACGLSRTPDEAVGFYRLMSSLAYLPSSPTLFNSGTRHTQMSSCYLVDSPLDELDSIYARYAQVANLSKFAGGIGIAYSRVRSRGALIRGTNGQSNGIVPWLRTLDASVAAVNQGGRRKGAACVYLEPWHPDIEEFLHLRDNTGEDARRTHNLNLANWIPDEFMRRVEADEMWSLFDPHEVPELPDLWGERFDAAYRKAEAQGRYVRQVPARELYGTMMRTLAQTGNGWMTFKDASNRLCNQTAEDGNVVHLSNLCTEIVEVSSDTETAVCNLGSVNLAAHLTDGDIDWERLRATVRTAVTFLDRVIDINYYPTTQAAASNPRWRPVGLGLMGLQDVFFALRLPFDSPTARELSTRVSEELYLTALETSADLARQYGAHPSYPQTRAARGQLQPDLWGVEGTQTARWDALREQVAAHGLRNSLLVAVAPTATIASIAGCYECIEPQVSNLFKRETLSGEFLQVNTALVRELKARGLWTDRIRSAIKRAEGSVQDIAELPAGVRELFRTAWELPQRALIDLAAARAPFIDQSQSLNLFLAAPTIGKLSSMYLYAWKAGLKTTYYLRSRPATRIQQATVSAVAPVAVAPVALAPVALDAEALACSLENPESCEACQ; translated from the coding sequence ATGCAGGTCCGCAAGCGCGACGGCGCGACCGAACCCGTGGACGTGAACAAGATCGTCCGAGCGGTGGAGCGGTGGGCCGACGACCTGACCGACGTCGACCCGATGCGCGTCGCCACCCGCACGATCAGCGGCCTGTACGACGGCGCGACGACAGCGGAACTGGACCGGCTGTCCATCCAGACCGCGGCCGAGATGATCGGTGAGGAGCCGCAGTACTCCCGCCTCGCCGCGCGGCTGCTGGCCGGCTACGTCGACAAGGAGGTACGCCGGCAGGGCATCACCTCGTTCAGCGCGGCGATCCGGGTCGGCCACGCCGAGGGTCTGATCGGGGACGACACCGCCGCGTTCGTCGCCGCACACGCCACGACCCTCGATGCCGCCGTCGACCCGGACGGCGACCGCCGGTTCGAGTACTTCGGCCTGCGCACCGTCTACGACCGCTACCTGCTGCGCCACCCCACCAGCCGGCTGGTGCTGGAGACCCCGCAGTACTGGCTGCTGCGGGTGGCCTGTGGTCTGTCCCGCACGCCGGACGAGGCGGTCGGCTTCTACCGGTTGATGTCCAGCCTGGCGTACCTGCCCAGCTCACCGACGCTGTTCAACTCCGGGACCCGGCACACCCAGATGTCCTCCTGCTACCTGGTCGACTCCCCGCTGGACGAGTTGGACTCGATCTACGCCCGGTACGCCCAGGTCGCCAACCTGTCGAAGTTCGCCGGTGGCATCGGCATCGCGTACTCCCGGGTCCGCTCCCGGGGAGCGCTGATCCGCGGCACGAACGGGCAGTCCAACGGGATCGTGCCGTGGCTGCGCACCCTGGACGCGAGCGTCGCGGCGGTCAACCAGGGCGGCCGGCGCAAGGGCGCCGCCTGCGTCTACCTGGAGCCGTGGCACCCGGACATCGAGGAGTTCCTGCACCTGCGGGACAACACCGGCGAGGACGCCCGCCGCACCCACAACCTCAACCTGGCCAACTGGATCCCGGACGAGTTCATGCGCCGGGTCGAGGCCGACGAGATGTGGTCGCTGTTCGACCCGCACGAGGTGCCCGAGCTGCCCGACCTGTGGGGGGAGCGGTTCGACGCCGCGTACCGAAAGGCCGAGGCGCAGGGCCGCTACGTGCGGCAGGTTCCGGCGCGGGAGCTGTACGGGACGATGATGCGCACCCTGGCCCAGACCGGCAACGGGTGGATGACCTTCAAGGACGCGTCGAACCGGCTGTGCAACCAGACCGCCGAGGACGGCAACGTGGTGCACCTGTCCAACCTCTGCACCGAGATCGTCGAGGTGTCCAGCGACACCGAGACCGCCGTGTGCAACCTCGGCTCGGTGAACCTCGCCGCCCACCTCACCGACGGCGACATCGACTGGGAGCGGCTGCGCGCCACGGTGCGTACCGCGGTGACCTTCCTCGACCGGGTCATCGACATCAACTACTACCCGACCACGCAGGCGGCGGCGAGCAACCCCCGCTGGCGGCCGGTCGGGCTCGGGCTGATGGGCCTGCAGGACGTCTTCTTCGCACTGCGGCTGCCGTTCGACTCGCCCACCGCGCGGGAGCTGTCCACCCGGGTCAGCGAGGAGCTGTACCTGACCGCGCTGGAGACCTCCGCCGACCTGGCCCGACAGTACGGCGCGCACCCGTCGTACCCGCAGACGCGGGCCGCGCGGGGCCAGTTGCAGCCCGACCTGTGGGGTGTCGAGGGTACGCAGACCGCACGCTGGGACGCCCTGCGGGAGCAGGTCGCGGCGCACGGGCTGCGCAACTCGCTGCTGGTGGCCGTCGCCCCGACCGCCACCATCGCCTCGATCGCCGGTTGCTACGAGTGCATCGAGCCGCAGGTGTCGAACCTGTTCAAGCGCGAGACGTTGTCGGGGGAGTTCCTCCAGGTCAACACCGCCCTGGTCCGCGAGCTGAAAGCCCGCGGTCTGTGGACCGACCGGATCCGGTCGGCGATCAAGCGGGCCGAGGGGTCGGTGCAGGACATCGCCGAGCTGCCGGCCGGCGTCCGGGAGTTGTTCCGCACCGCGTGGGAGCTGCCGCAGCGGGCGCTGATCGACCTGGCCGCCGCCCGGGCCCCGTTCATCGACCAGTCCCAGTCGCTGAACCTGTTCCTGGCCGCGCCAACCATCGGCAAGCTCTCCTCGATGTACCTGTACGCCTGGAAGGCCGGCCTGAAGACCACCTACTACCTGCGCTCGCGCCCCGCGACGCGGATCCAGCAGGCCACCGTCAGCGCCGTCGCGCCCGTGGCCGTCGCACCCGTGGCTCTCGCGCCCGTCGCCCTCGACGCGGAGGCGCTGGCCTGCTCGCTGGAGAACCCCGAGTCGTGCGAGGCCTGCCAGTGA
- a CDS encoding FadR/GntR family transcriptional regulator, which yields MSRTDEVVNGIKRMILDGKFKPGDRLPIEKDLAESLGVSRGSLREGMSALSILGIVNIRQGDGTYVTNLDAPQLLAPMGFVVDFQGQDDPRHIHTVRRLLECEAARLAATRITDEALAQAGELLDEAARMVGQSPQDHERILEIDIAFHRIIAVHADNPVLVGLIEAFAGRTIRGRLWRSLHEEGADRRTHDEHVAILKALVARDPERARTRMANHLIGVEESLHGLPDDGDATTTE from the coding sequence ATGTCACGCACTGACGAAGTGGTGAACGGCATCAAGCGGATGATCCTGGACGGGAAGTTCAAGCCCGGGGACCGCCTGCCGATCGAGAAGGACCTCGCCGAGTCCCTCGGCGTCTCGCGCGGCTCGCTGCGCGAGGGGATGTCGGCGCTGTCGATCCTCGGCATCGTCAACATCCGCCAGGGTGACGGCACCTACGTCACCAACCTCGACGCGCCGCAACTGCTGGCCCCGATGGGCTTCGTGGTGGACTTCCAGGGTCAGGACGACCCTCGGCACATCCACACCGTCCGGCGGCTGCTGGAGTGCGAGGCAGCCCGGTTGGCCGCCACCAGGATCACCGACGAGGCACTCGCCCAGGCCGGGGAGCTCCTCGACGAGGCGGCCCGGATGGTCGGCCAGTCACCGCAGGACCACGAACGCATCCTCGAAATCGACATCGCCTTCCACCGGATCATCGCCGTGCACGCCGACAATCCGGTGCTCGTCGGGCTCATCGAGGCGTTCGCCGGTCGCACCATCCGCGGGCGGCTCTGGCGGAGCCTGCACGAGGAGGGCGCGGACCGGCGTACCCATGACGAACACGTGGCGATCCTCAAGGCCCTCGTGGCGCGTGACCCGGAGCGGGCCCGCACCCGGATGGCCAACCACCTGATCGGTGTGGAGGAGTCGTTGCACGGGTTGCCCGACGACGGGGACGCGACCACCACCGAGTGA
- a CDS encoding ribonucleotide-diphosphate reductase subunit beta encodes MLLDPGMDLTLRPMRYPHFFDRFRDAIRNTWTVEEVDLHADLTDLDKLSPAERHLVSRLVAFFATGDTIVANNLVLNLYQHVNSPEGRLYLSRQLFEEAVHVQFYLNLLDTYVPDETERFEAFAAIENIPSIRRKAEFCFRWIDSLGDLRELRSREDRRAFLLNLICFAACIEGLFFYGAFAYVYFLRSRGLLHGLASGTNWVFRDESMHMAFAFDVVDTVRTEEPDLFDDDLAEQVRQMLTEAVECEVQFAEDLVGQGVPGLTLADMREYLQHVADRRLAQLGIAPHYGSSNPFAFMELQDVQELSNFFERRVSAYQVGVTGTVAFDDDF; translated from the coding sequence ATGCTGCTCGACCCCGGGATGGACCTCACCCTGCGTCCGATGCGCTACCCGCACTTCTTCGACCGCTTCCGCGACGCCATCCGCAACACCTGGACGGTCGAGGAGGTCGACCTGCACGCCGACCTCACCGACCTGGACAAGCTGTCCCCGGCCGAGCGGCACCTGGTCAGCCGTCTGGTGGCGTTCTTCGCCACCGGCGACACGATCGTCGCGAACAACCTGGTGCTCAACCTGTACCAGCACGTGAACAGCCCGGAGGGTCGCCTCTATCTGTCCCGGCAACTGTTCGAGGAGGCGGTGCACGTCCAGTTCTACCTCAACCTGCTCGACACGTACGTGCCGGACGAGACCGAGCGGTTCGAGGCCTTCGCCGCGATCGAGAACATCCCCTCGATCCGTCGCAAGGCCGAGTTCTGCTTCCGCTGGATCGACTCCCTGGGCGACCTTCGGGAGCTGCGCTCGCGCGAGGACCGGCGGGCGTTCCTGCTCAACCTGATCTGCTTCGCCGCCTGCATCGAGGGGCTGTTCTTCTACGGCGCGTTCGCGTACGTCTACTTCCTGCGCTCCCGTGGCCTGCTGCACGGTCTCGCCTCCGGCACCAACTGGGTGTTCCGCGACGAGAGCATGCACATGGCGTTCGCGTTCGACGTCGTGGACACCGTTCGCACCGAGGAGCCGGACCTGTTCGACGACGACCTCGCCGAGCAGGTCCGGCAGATGCTCACCGAGGCCGTCGAGTGCGAGGTGCAGTTCGCCGAGGACCTGGTGGGCCAGGGTGTGCCCGGCCTGACGTTGGCCGACATGCGGGAGTACCTCCAGCACGTCGCCGACCGCCGACTCGCCCAGCTCGGCATCGCCCCGCACTACGGGTCGAGCAACCCGTTCGCCTTCATGGAGTTGCAGGACGTGCAGGAGCTGTCCAACTTCTTCGAGCGGCGGGTGTCGGCGTACCAGGTCGGGGTGACCGGCACCGTCGCCTTCGACGACGACTTCTAG